A region from the Triticum urartu cultivar G1812 chromosome 1, Tu2.1, whole genome shotgun sequence genome encodes:
- the LOC125541678 gene encoding E3 ubiquitin-protein ligase ORTHRUS 2-like: MPDLPCDGDGVCMVCRAAAPPEVELLRCATCATPWHSPCLSKPPALADAAAWACPDCSGEDASPSAAPAPAPTAAPGGAGGGSGLLAAIREIEADASLTEQEKAKRRQELLGGKTAVAGDDDEDEEEQDEDNALEIVGKNFSCVFCMKLPERPVTTPCGHNFCLKCFEKWVNSGKRTCGKCRGPIPSKMASQPRINAALVAVIRMARTAKNASAGGSGNPVHYIRNEARPDKAFTTDRAKKAGKANASSGQIFVTIAPDHFGPIPAENDPKRRLGVLVGETWEDRLECRQWGAHFPHVAGIAGQSEHGAQSVALSGGYIDDEDHGEWFLYTGSGGRDLSGNKRTNKEQSSDQKFDKMNAALRLSCKKGYPVRVVRSHKEKRSSYAPETGVRYDGVYRIEKCWRKIGVQGTYKVCRYLFVRCDNEPAPWTSDLHGDRPRPLPRIKELQGATDITERAGSPSWDYVENEGWKWVKPPPISKKPAQSGDPETDKQFRKYQKRAHMSMNERLLKEFGCSICKNLMKEPLTTPCGHNFCKACLTAAFGDEGSMRERSRGGRTLRAQKIVKNCPSCPTDICDFLENPQINIEMKDLIDNLLAKAAKEKPDAEGSAEENDDEEDALEKEEEDDSSLNEEENDDGAENKAGEEDAVVTIVVEAKDELKKPLKRKGAEEEAKDEKKIKTTAAAPDVENAAEEDAEMVEKEEEEGSQKAQKKRKGRAGTAAGGGKRKRASPAAAEEKAAAAGGGKRKKASPAAAEETPAAASTPRRATRSGGVVVAGGSPASRTRSNTKADN, from the exons ATGCCGGACCTGCCGTGCGACGGGGACGGGGTGTGCATGGTGTGCCGGGCCGCGGCGCCGCCGGAGGTCGAGCTGCTGCGGTGCGCCACCTGCGCCACGCCCTGGCACTCGCCCTGCCTCTCCAAGCCGCCCGCGctcgccgacgccgccgcctgGGCCTGCCCCGACTGCTCCGGCGAGGACGCCTCCCCCTCAGcggcccccgcccccgcccccacCGCAGCCCCCGGGGGCGCCGGCGGGGGGTCCGGCCTGCTCGCCGCCATCCGCGAGATCGAGGCGGACGCCTCCCTCaccgagcaggagaaggccaaGCGCCGCCAGGAGCTGCTCGGCGGCAAGACCGCCGTCGCcggcgatgacgacgaggatgaggAGGAGCAGGACGAGGACAACGCGCTCGAGATCGTCGGCAAGAACTTCAGCTGCGTCTTCTGCATGAAGCTCCCCGAGCGCCCCGTCACC ACACCGTGTGGCCACAACTTCTGTTTGAAATGCTTTGAGAAGTGGGTTAACAGTGGAAAAAGGACCTGTGGAAAATGCCGGGGACCAATCCCATCCAAAATGGCTTCGCAGCCAAGGATTAATGCAGCGTTGGTTGCGGTTATCCGTATGGCTAGGACTGCAAAGAATGCTAGTGCAGGTGGCTCTGGAAATCCTGTTCATTACATAAGAAATGAGGCTAGACCCGACAAGGCTTTCACAACTGACAGAGCAAAGAAGGCTGGGAAAGCTAATGCTTCAAGTGGCCAGATCTTTGTGACCATTGCACCTGATCATTTTGGCCCCATTCCAGCAGAAAACGACCCCAAAAGGCGTCTTGGTGTGTTAGTCGGGGAAACCTGGGAAGACCGCCTTGAGTGCAGGCAGTGGGGTGCTCATTTCCCTCATGTTGCTGGTATTGCTGGCCAGTCAGAACATGGTGCCCAGTCAGTGGCGCTGTCAGGTGGTTACATAGATGATGAGGACCATGGGGAGTGGTTCCTGTATACTGGAAG TGGTGGAAGAGACCTAAGTGGGAACAAGCGAACAAACAAGGAGCAATCTTCTGATCAGAAATTTGACAAGATGAATGCTGCTCTGCGTCTTAGTTGCAAGAAGGGTTACCCTGTCAGGGTTGTGCG GTCCCACAAAGAGAAGCGTTCTTCATATGCTCCTGAAACTGGTGTGCGTTATGATGGAGTCTACAGGATTGAGAAATGCTGGAGGAAGATTGGTGTTCAG GGTACATACAAGGTCTGCAGGTACCTCTTTGTACGATGCGACAATGAACCAGCTCCATGGACCAG TGATCTTCATGGTGACCGGCCAAGGCCACTGCCCAGGATTAAGGAGCTGCAAGGTGCTACTGACATCACTGAACGGGCAGGATCCCCCTCCTGGGACTATGTT GAAAATGAAGGCTGGAAGTGGGTGAAGCCTCCACCAATCAGCAAGAAGCCTGCCCAGTCAGGCGATCCTGAAACTGACAAGCAATTCAGGAAATACCAGAAGCGTGCTCATATGTCTATGAATGAGAGGCTGTTGAAGG AGTTTGGCTGCTCCATTTGCAAGAATTTGATGAAGGAACCACTTACTACTCCCTGTGGTCATAACTTCTGCAAAGCTTGTTTGACCGCTGCATTTGGTGACGAGGGTTCTATGAGGGAAAGAAGCAGGGGCGGGCGCACTCTGCGGGCACAGAAGATTGTGAAGAACTGCCCCTCCTGCCCAACTGATATTTGCGACTTCCTGGAGAACCCACAG ATTAACATAGAGATGAAGGATCTGATTGACAATCTGCTTGCCAAGGCTGCCAAGGAGAAGCCAGACGCGGAGGGATCTGCTGAGGaaaatgatgatgaggaggatgctCTGGAGAAGGAAGAGGAGGATGACAGCAGCCTGAACGAGGAAGAGAATGATGATGGTGCTGAGAACAAGGCTGGAGAAGAGGATGCTGTCGTCACAATCGTGGTTGAGGCCAAGGATGAGCTGAAGAAGCCTCTGAAGCGCAAGGGAGCTGAGGAGGAGGCCAAAGACGAGAAGAAGATCAAGACCACTGCTGCTGCTCCTGATGTGGAAAATGCAGCTGAAGAAGACGCCGAGATGGTtgaaaaggaggaagaagaaggttcCCAGAAGGCTCAGAAGAAGCGCAAGGGGCGTGCTGGGACTGCAGCTGGCGGCGGTAAGAGGAAGAGGGCCAGCCCTGCTGCTGCTGAAGAGAAGGCCGCCGCAGCTGGTGGCGGTAAGAGGAAGAAGGCAAGCCCTGCTGCAGCTGAAGAGACCCCTGCTGCTGCAAGCACCCCTCGCCGGGCGACCAGGAGTGGCGGTGTGGTGGTGGCTGGTGGGAGCCCTGCTTCCAGGACCAGGAGCAACACCAAGGCCGACAACTGA